The candidate division WOR-3 bacterium genome includes a window with the following:
- a CDS encoding thiamine-phosphate pyrophosphorylase: MPKRAIELSPAVGRIVDANLNRLSEGLKVIEDITRLTLNAPALLNRIRQLRIRLGREFSNLRRSVVLFRNSKQDPGRNDRFDRLKRKNLADVLFANFKRTEEAARVLEEVMKIDKPDYARKIKRIRFALYDLEKAALRAANKINLDLP; encoded by the coding sequence ATGCCAAAACGGGCAATTGAACTTTCGCCAGCGGTCGGCAGGATTGTTGATGCCAATCTCAACCGGCTCAGCGAAGGGCTAAAGGTCATTGAAGACATCACTCGCCTGACATTAAACGCGCCCGCGCTCCTGAACCGTATCCGGCAGTTACGCATCAGGCTGGGCAGGGAGTTCTCAAACCTGCGCCGTTCGGTTGTACTGTTCCGCAACAGCAAACAGGACCCGGGCAGAAACGACCGGTTTGACCGCCTGAAACGGAAAAACCTTGCCGATGTCCTATTTGCCAACTTCAAGCGCACCGAAGAGGCGGCACGGGTACTGGAGGAGGTAATGAAAATTGACAAACCCGATTACGCGCGAAAGATAAAAAGAATACGCTTTGCCCTATACGACCTGGAAAAGGCAGCGTTACGGGCAGCAAATAAAATTAACCTTGACTTGCCATAG
- the recA gene encoding recombinase RecA: MAKEEKVKALSSALGQIEKQFGKGAVMRLGEEGAVIDIDVIPTGSLAMDMVLGVGGVPKGRIVEIFGPESSGKTTLALEIIAQCQKLGGTAAFIDAEHALDPKYAEKLGVNLKDLLVSQPDSGEQALEIAELLTRSGGLDLFVIDSVAALVPRAEIEGEMGDAFVGVQARLMSQALRKLAGVIHKSRTCAIFTNQIRHKIGVMFGNPETTPGGLALKFYSTIRLDVRRIAALKKGEQVIGSRTKVRVVKNKIAPPFREAEFDIIYGEGISREGELIDIGVEQGVIDKSGAWFTYGNTKLGQGRDAAVEFLKSHKDVAAKVEAALRDKLKLGRPKSRDEDNRAQAPKKK; encoded by the coding sequence ATGGCAAAAGAAGAAAAGGTTAAAGCGCTGAGCAGTGCGCTTGGTCAGATTGAAAAACAGTTTGGCAAAGGAGCGGTGATGCGTCTGGGCGAAGAAGGCGCGGTCATCGACATTGATGTTATCCCCACCGGCTCGCTGGCGATGGATATGGTCTTAGGTGTGGGCGGCGTTCCCAAAGGTCGCATCGTTGAGATTTTTGGTCCGGAATCTTCCGGTAAAACAACCCTTGCCCTTGAAATCATCGCCCAGTGTCAGAAATTGGGTGGCACCGCCGCCTTCATTGATGCCGAGCATGCGCTCGACCCAAAATATGCCGAAAAACTGGGTGTTAACCTCAAAGACCTTCTCGTCTCCCAGCCCGATTCGGGCGAACAGGCGCTGGAAATTGCTGAACTCCTCACCCGCTCTGGTGGACTGGACCTGTTTGTCATCGACTCCGTTGCCGCACTCGTGCCCCGTGCCGAAATTGAAGGCGAGATGGGCGACGCCTTTGTTGGTGTCCAGGCACGGTTGATGTCCCAGGCGTTACGCAAACTGGCGGGTGTCATCCACAAATCCCGAACCTGTGCCATCTTTACAAACCAGATTCGCCACAAGATTGGCGTGATGTTTGGCAATCCCGAAACCACACCGGGTGGTCTGGCGTTGAAGTTTTACTCAACAATCCGGCTTGATGTCCGGCGTATCGCCGCACTCAAAAAGGGTGAACAGGTGATTGGCTCCCGCACCAAGGTCCGGGTCGTGAAAAACAAAATTGCCCCGCCCTTCCGCGAGGCGGAATTTGACATCATCTACGGTGAAGGCATCTCCCGGGAAGGTGAACTGATTGACATCGGCGTTGAGCAGGGTGTCATCGACAAATCCGGTGCCTGGTTTACATATGGCAACACCAAGTTAGGTCAAGGCAGAGATGCGGCGGTTGAATTTCTCAAAAGCCATAAAGATGTTGCCGCCAAAGTCGAAGCCGCCCTGCGGGACAAACTAAAACTCGGCCGTCCGAAGTCCAGGGATGAAGATAACCGGGCTCAAGCCCCAAAGAAGAAGTAA
- a CDS encoding phenylalanine--tRNA ligase subunit beta, translated as MPVVAVPLGLLCRLTGKMLTSEEIIRLLGELGCDVEGFDPVSGTLKLNLLPARPDMFDVCGLARCLRGYLGIETGLKHYSFGSSGIMVQVKKGLEDVRRFIVAAVIKNVKLDEEQVAVLMELQENLHWGLGRDRRRASIGIYDLSTVAPDFVYQPVAPDGVRFVPLGGVESKGMVPLTPAEILEFHPKGRTYRHLLAGYQVYPLLTDRNGKVLSMPPIINSDETRVTENSRALFVDITGPDEWAVKKCLAVVAAAFADLGGEVQTVRIVYPDGRVDVTPDMSPERMTINPDDAAAVIGISLNADELKELLHRMRYEVVKENVQPEALEVLIPSYRADVLHPWDIVEDVAIAYGYHRLPRKLIPTITSSQPLPIEEFSQLCRRVLTGLGFIETMTLALTSPEAHFTKLNLKDDGLTVQLENPATVEQTILRRHLFSGLLETFSINTTQPLPQQIFEVGDVFQVETGAETGAISQRHLAVGIADAKASFADIKAVIEALNRELDFTVSFAPADEMPFIPGRCAVLQTSSGKRVGILGEIHPEVLERFGLTVPLVMAEIDVEGLQKERDTGKR; from the coding sequence GTGCCGGTAGTTGCAGTTCCGCTCGGGTTACTTTGCCGTCTTACTGGAAAGATGCTTACCAGTGAGGAGATTATTCGGCTCTTAGGTGAGCTGGGGTGCGATGTTGAAGGGTTTGACCCGGTGAGCGGTACATTAAAACTCAACTTGCTACCAGCAAGACCGGATATGTTTGATGTGTGTGGTCTGGCAAGGTGCCTGAGAGGCTATCTTGGTATTGAGACCGGACTGAAGCACTATTCGTTTGGTTCTTCCGGTATCATGGTTCAGGTGAAAAAGGGTCTGGAGGATGTGCGGCGATTCATTGTTGCGGCGGTGATTAAAAATGTCAAACTCGATGAGGAGCAGGTTGCGGTATTGATGGAGTTGCAGGAAAATCTGCACTGGGGTTTAGGTAGAGACCGGCGCCGAGCATCGATTGGCATTTATGACCTGAGCACGGTCGCGCCCGATTTTGTCTATCAGCCCGTAGCACCAGATGGTGTGAGATTTGTACCGCTCGGTGGGGTGGAGTCAAAGGGTATGGTGCCGTTGACACCAGCCGAGATTCTGGAATTTCATCCCAAGGGCAGAACTTACCGGCACCTTTTAGCCGGGTATCAGGTTTATCCGCTGCTGACCGACCGCAACGGCAAAGTGCTTTCGATGCCACCGATAATCAACAGTGATGAGACCCGGGTGACCGAAAACAGTCGGGCGCTTTTTGTGGATATCACCGGTCCAGATGAGTGGGCGGTGAAGAAGTGCCTGGCGGTGGTGGCAGCGGCGTTCGCTGACCTGGGCGGAGAGGTGCAGACGGTACGAATCGTTTATCCGGATGGCAGGGTTGATGTTACACCAGATATGAGTCCAGAGCGGATGACGATTAACCCTGATGATGCGGCCGCGGTTATCGGTATTTCACTAAACGCCGATGAACTTAAAGAACTTTTACACCGGATGCGCTACGAGGTTGTTAAAGAGAATGTCCAGCCTGAGGCGCTTGAGGTTCTCATCCCGTCTTATCGGGCAGATGTACTTCACCCCTGGGATATTGTTGAGGATGTGGCAATCGCCTATGGGTATCACCGTCTGCCCCGAAAGTTGATACCAACAATCACATCCAGCCAGCCCCTGCCGATTGAGGAGTTTAGCCAGTTGTGCCGACGGGTGCTTACCGGACTGGGGTTCATTGAAACGATGACACTGGCACTGACCAGTCCGGAAGCCCATTTCACAAAACTGAACCTTAAAGACGACGGCTTGACTGTCCAGCTGGAAAATCCGGCAACGGTGGAACAGACGATTTTGCGCCGGCATCTTTTTTCCGGATTACTTGAGACCTTCAGCATCAACACCACTCAGCCTTTACCCCAGCAGATTTTTGAGGTAGGTGATGTTTTTCAGGTTGAGACAGGAGCCGAGACCGGAGCGATTAGCCAGCGCCATCTGGCGGTAGGGATTGCGGATGCGAAAGCCAGTTTTGCCGACATCAAGGCGGTGATTGAGGCGCTGAATCGGGAACTGGACTTTACGGTCTCATTTGCACCGGCTGATGAGATGCCTTTTATTCCCGGAAGGTGTGCGGTGCTGCAGACTTCTAGCGGCAAACGGGTTGGGATTTTAGGTGAGATACATCCTGAGGTGCTGGAGCGGTTCGGGTTAACGGTGCCGCTGGTTATGGCGGAGATTGATGTTGAGGGTTTACAGAAAGAACGAGATACGGGAAAACGGTAG
- a CDS encoding GTPase, whose product MAKRTRVIIMGAAGMDYHVFNMFFRDREEFEVVGFTMAAEQNLGTVGKLRTYPPVLAGKLYPQGIPTYYERELPELIKKFEVDQVVFAYSDVKHEFVMHRASEALAAGAQFLLLPPRVLQIRATKPVIAVCAVRTGCGKSQTSRRVYEILKKMGLRVVAIREPMPYGELEKQVWQRFASYEDLDRAGVTIEEREEYEPYIEQGMVIYAGCDYQEILKHAEAEADVVVWDGGNNEISFYVPDLLIVLTDPLRADHTVIYHPGEVNLLMADVVVINKEDSAKPETIARLKEFIRTRNARAVIVDADSPLMVEDPDRIRHKRVLVIEDGPTVTHGEMPYGAGRIAAERLGAKEIIDPKPYARGSLAEELKRSTHLDRVLPAMGYSVEQLRELEEAVNRAPCDLVISGTPIDLSRLLKTNKPIVRVRYRLQEKSQPDLERLITERLRQLNIQV is encoded by the coding sequence ATGGCTAAACGAACGCGGGTAATAATAATGGGTGCTGCCGGGATGGATTACCATGTTTTCAATATGTTCTTCCGGGACCGCGAGGAGTTTGAGGTGGTGGGTTTTACGATGGCGGCAGAGCAGAATTTGGGCACGGTTGGCAAGTTGCGGACCTACCCGCCGGTTCTTGCGGGAAAACTTTATCCTCAGGGGATTCCAACATACTATGAGCGGGAGCTGCCGGAGTTGATTAAAAAATTTGAGGTTGACCAGGTGGTTTTTGCCTACTCTGATGTCAAGCACGAGTTTGTGATGCATCGGGCTTCTGAGGCGTTAGCCGCGGGTGCTCAGTTTTTGCTTTTGCCGCCCCGGGTGCTGCAGATTCGGGCAACAAAGCCGGTGATTGCGGTTTGCGCGGTGCGCACCGGCTGCGGTAAATCGCAAACTTCGCGCCGGGTTTATGAGATTTTGAAGAAGATGGGGTTGCGGGTTGTGGCGATACGGGAGCCAATGCCCTACGGTGAACTGGAAAAACAGGTCTGGCAGCGGTTTGCCAGTTACGAGGACTTGGACCGTGCTGGTGTAACGATTGAGGAGCGTGAGGAGTATGAGCCTTACATTGAGCAGGGGATGGTGATTTATGCCGGTTGCGACTATCAGGAGATTTTGAAGCATGCCGAGGCTGAGGCGGATGTTGTTGTCTGGGATGGTGGTAACAACGAGATTTCCTTTTATGTGCCGGACCTTTTGATTGTGCTAACCGACCCCTTGCGTGCCGACCATACGGTGATATACCATCCCGGTGAGGTCAACCTGTTGATGGCGGATGTGGTTGTTATCAACAAAGAAGATTCGGCAAAACCGGAAACGATCGCCCGCTTAAAGGAGTTCATTCGAACGCGCAACGCGCGAGCGGTAATCGTCGATGCCGATTCGCCGTTGATGGTTGAGGACCCGGACCGAATCAGGCATAAGCGGGTTCTGGTAATTGAGGATGGACCGACGGTGACGCACGGCGAGATGCCCTACGGTGCGGGCAGGATTGCGGCGGAACGGCTTGGAGCAAAGGAGATTATCGACCCGAAGCCTTATGCCCGGGGCAGTCTGGCTGAGGAGTTGAAGAGGAGTACCCATCTTGACCGGGTTCTACCGGCGATGGGCTATTCAGTTGAACAGTTGCGAGAACTGGAAGAGGCGGTAAACCGTGCCCCATGCGATTTGGTCATAAGCGGAACACCGATTGACCTGAGCCGGCTTTTGAAGACCAATAAACCGATTGTTCGGGTTCGGTATCGGTTGCAGGAAAAGTCTCAGCCTGACCTTGAGAGATTGATTACCGAACGGCTTCGGCAGTTGAATATTCAGGTGTGA
- a CDS encoding phenylalanine--tRNA ligase subunit alpha: protein MNREKAMSGEQFRPEEVALLKALSSTAQKPVTIAELVKSLGLDQSLVTAAAVSLSQKGLVQVEEEEDQELARGPEWEEKLPERKALEIIAREIKSEDEVVSLTQLPNLLNKPDVRSEVKFLMRKGWCERNANELRISAKGQEALRGKFEPDEIVVQQLKGKPVLLVSELREKLPGVDVGAAVNLLKGREGVVRIKRRVMRRVVLTIKGVESVQAVEKSVPEITQLTPDLLATGKWREVSFRRYDVTLGTKPRYPGKEHPLQRIIQEARRAFFELGFEEVASPVVEVAFWDFDALFQPQDHPAREMQDTFYLAQPAKGSLPAAELVQRVAEVHEMGGDTGSRGWRYHWDQEQAKRLLLRTHTTAATIRALAENPNPPRKVFCIGKVFRRENIDATHLPEFTQLDGIIIDEHASLVTLFGTLAEFYRKMGAHEVRFRPSYFPYTEPSVEVFANLGSLGWVEMGGAGVFRQEVVKPLRCRSRVLAWGLGLERLAMMRFGVQDIRHLYWADINWLREAKLCR from the coding sequence GTGAACCGAGAAAAAGCAATGAGTGGTGAGCAGTTCCGGCCCGAAGAGGTTGCGTTGCTCAAGGCGCTGAGCAGCACGGCGCAAAAGCCGGTAACAATTGCGGAACTGGTCAAAAGTCTGGGTCTGGACCAGTCGCTGGTAACTGCAGCGGCGGTGAGTCTATCACAAAAAGGGTTGGTGCAGGTTGAAGAAGAGGAGGACCAAGAACTGGCGCGGGGACCCGAATGGGAAGAAAAACTGCCCGAGCGCAAGGCGCTGGAGATTATCGCCCGGGAGATTAAATCGGAAGATGAAGTGGTTTCCTTAACCCAACTTCCGAATCTTCTGAACAAGCCGGATGTGCGTTCCGAAGTTAAGTTCCTGATGCGCAAAGGATGGTGCGAGCGAAATGCTAATGAGTTGCGTATCAGCGCCAAAGGGCAGGAGGCGTTGCGCGGAAAATTCGAACCGGATGAGATTGTCGTGCAGCAGTTAAAAGGAAAACCGGTACTACTGGTGAGTGAGTTGCGAGAGAAATTACCCGGGGTAGATGTTGGTGCGGCGGTAAACCTTCTTAAGGGCCGCGAAGGGGTGGTGAGAATTAAACGACGCGTTATGCGCCGGGTGGTGCTTACCATAAAGGGCGTGGAGTCGGTTCAGGCGGTTGAGAAAAGCGTGCCAGAGATAACTCAGTTGACTCCAGACCTGCTTGCCACCGGCAAATGGCGTGAGGTCAGTTTCCGACGCTATGATGTTACCCTCGGGACAAAACCCCGCTATCCGGGCAAGGAGCACCCTTTACAGCGGATAATTCAGGAGGCACGCCGGGCGTTTTTTGAACTGGGGTTTGAGGAGGTTGCCTCGCCGGTTGTAGAAGTCGCGTTCTGGGATTTTGATGCGCTGTTCCAGCCGCAAGACCATCCCGCCCGGGAGATGCAGGACACATTTTATCTCGCCCAGCCGGCAAAGGGTTCGCTGCCCGCAGCAGAACTGGTGCAACGGGTTGCTGAGGTTCACGAAATGGGCGGTGATACAGGCTCACGGGGCTGGCGCTATCACTGGGACCAGGAACAGGCAAAACGGCTGCTTTTGCGTACCCACACGACCGCGGCGACAATTCGGGCGCTGGCAGAAAATCCCAATCCGCCCCGTAAGGTGTTCTGCATTGGCAAGGTTTTCCGTCGGGAGAATATTGACGCAACCCACCTGCCTGAGTTTACCCAGCTGGATGGTATTATTATAGATGAGCACGCATCCCTGGTGACACTGTTTGGGACCCTGGCCGAGTTCTACCGGAAGATGGGCGCTCACGAAGTACGTTTCCGGCCCTCTTACTTTCCTTACACGGAACCGAGCGTGGAGGTGTTTGCCAACCTTGGCAGTCTGGGTTGGGTTGAGATGGGAGGTGCGGGGGTATTTCGGCAGGAGGTGGTCAAACCATTGCGGTGCCGGTCAAGGGTTCTTGCCTGGGGCTTGGGGCTGGAACGGCTGGCAATGATGCGCTTTGGGGTTCAGGATATCCGCCATCTATACTGGGCGGATATTAACTGGCTCCGGGAGGCAAAACTGTGCCGGTAG
- a CDS encoding ferritin family protein, with translation MTNEELLAGLKEAMLTEMAGIEFYTTAAEKTADVQGREVFALLADEERKHLDYLKRQYGHLMKNSRFEPLSETSRINPEQASPIFSPELTSRLNTAHWEMTALAVGLALEQASIQRYRNLASATTTPEVQNFFTVLARWEETHAAALQKQLSQLRESYWEDARFAPF, from the coding sequence ATGACCAATGAGGAACTCCTTGCCGGTTTAAAAGAGGCGATGCTCACCGAAATGGCGGGCATTGAGTTTTACACCACCGCTGCGGAAAAGACCGCTGATGTCCAGGGCAGAGAAGTTTTTGCCCTGCTCGCCGATGAAGAGCGAAAACACCTTGACTACCTGAAACGCCAGTATGGCCACCTGATGAAAAACTCCCGATTTGAACCATTAAGTGAAACTTCGCGTATCAACCCGGAGCAGGCGAGCCCGATATTTTCTCCGGAACTTACCTCCCGGCTGAACACCGCGCACTGGGAAATGACCGCGCTCGCCGTGGGTCTGGCTCTGGAGCAGGCTTCAATCCAGCGCTACCGTAATCTCGCATCCGCTACTACGACCCCTGAAGTACAAAATTTCTTCACGGTCCTTGCCCGCTGGGAAGAAACTCATGCCGCGGCACTGCAAAAGCAGTTAAGTCAGTTGCGGGAATCTTACTGGGAAGATGCCCGGTTTGCACCCTTTTAA
- the pruA gene encoding L-glutamate gamma-semialdehyde dehydrogenase, with translation MLPEFKNEPYLDFSVPENVEKMQKAIKALKEKSDAEYEIIIGGKRLKTKEKFQSFNPSDKSPVGTFQQATIKEGEAALKAAWQAFEEWRFVPAIERASIFLRAARIMRQRRFEFDAAMVLEVGKNWLEADADFAEAIDFLEFYSREAIRYDAPCGVTPYPGEIQEVRYIPLGVGVVIPPWNFPCAIMAGMTTAAAVSGNTVILKPASDAPLIAALFMECLEEAGLPAGVVNFVTGPGSTVGNYLVEHPKTRFISFTGSKDVGLRIVEAAGKIVPGQIWIKRVVAEMGGKDCIIVDSEADLNSAVEGVVVSAFGYQGQKCSACSRLILDAKIHDEFLDMLIPRIKKIKVGPVEQPENWMGPVINQGAFQKIMEYIALGKKEGKLVCGGKGDDHDGYFIQPTVFSDVKRSARIAQEEIFGPVLAVIKARNFADALDIANSTEYGLTGALYTRNREKILRAKREFHVGNLYFNRKCTGALVDVQPFGGFNMSGTDSKAGGRDYLLLFLQAKSMTERF, from the coding sequence ATGTTACCAGAGTTTAAGAATGAACCCTATCTTGATTTTTCGGTGCCGGAGAATGTTGAAAAGATGCAAAAGGCGATTAAGGCACTGAAAGAAAAGTCAGATGCTGAGTACGAGATAATTATCGGCGGCAAACGGTTGAAGACAAAGGAGAAGTTTCAATCCTTCAATCCTTCAGATAAGAGTCCGGTTGGGACTTTTCAACAGGCAACAATAAAAGAGGGTGAAGCGGCGCTCAAAGCAGCGTGGCAGGCGTTTGAGGAGTGGCGATTTGTGCCAGCGATTGAGCGGGCTTCCATCTTCTTGCGGGCAGCAAGGATAATGCGACAGCGCCGGTTTGAGTTTGATGCGGCAATGGTTCTTGAAGTAGGCAAGAACTGGCTGGAGGCGGATGCCGATTTTGCTGAAGCGATTGATTTCCTCGAGTTTTACAGCCGTGAGGCGATAAGGTATGATGCGCCCTGTGGCGTGACACCTTATCCGGGTGAAATTCAGGAGGTACGCTACATTCCGCTTGGTGTGGGTGTGGTTATTCCGCCCTGGAATTTCCCCTGTGCGATTATGGCAGGGATGACAACCGCAGCGGCAGTTAGTGGCAATACGGTGATTTTGAAGCCGGCGTCGGATGCGCCGCTGATTGCCGCTTTGTTTATGGAGTGCCTGGAAGAAGCCGGCCTACCAGCCGGGGTTGTAAACTTTGTTACCGGTCCTGGCTCCACAGTAGGAAATTACCTTGTGGAACATCCGAAAACCCGTTTTATCTCCTTTACCGGTTCAAAAGATGTAGGGTTAAGGATTGTTGAAGCGGCAGGCAAAATTGTTCCCGGTCAGATATGGATAAAGCGGGTGGTAGCAGAGATGGGTGGTAAGGACTGCATCATCGTGGACTCTGAGGCGGACCTGAACAGTGCGGTTGAAGGTGTCGTGGTCTCGGCTTTTGGTTATCAGGGGCAGAAATGCTCAGCCTGCTCAAGGCTGATTCTCGATGCCAAAATCCACGACGAGTTTCTGGATATGCTAATACCGCGGATAAAGAAAATTAAAGTTGGCCCGGTTGAGCAGCCCGAGAACTGGATGGGTCCCGTGATAAATCAAGGTGCGTTCCAGAAGATTATGGAATATATCGCTCTGGGTAAAAAGGAAGGCAAACTGGTCTGTGGTGGTAAAGGTGATGACCACGATGGGTATTTTATCCAGCCAACAGTTTTTTCCGATGTTAAGCGTTCTGCCCGGATTGCCCAGGAGGAGATATTTGGACCGGTTCTGGCGGTAATTAAGGCACGCAACTTTGCCGATGCGCTGGACATTGCCAACTCCACCGAATACGGCTTAACCGGCGCCCTCTACACTCGCAACCGGGAAAAGATTTTGCGGGCGAAGCGGGAGTTCCATGTTGGGAACCTTTACTTCAACCGAAAGTGCACCGGTGCCTTGGTTGATGTGCAGCCGTTTGGCGGCTTTAATATGTCGGGTACAGACTCGAAAGCCGGCGGCAGGGATTATCTACTGCTTTTCCTCCAGGCGAAGTCAATGACCGAACGGTTTTAA
- a CDS encoding TonB-dependent receptor, with product MKRILTTLIVCAGAVVCLAQQRGALSSLPRTGVITGQVVDAEQATPVEYANVVLYRMRDTTLRRSASVDTNRVVTGTVTDAQGRFVLRELPPGNFYLEVSFIGYKTRRLENIRLAPDGKLDLGRLTIEPAVISMPGAEVTAEKPRIEYKIDKKIINVAQDPALQSGTAVDALEKAPAVKVDIEGNVTLRGLSSFTVLIDGKPSPIEGSEALQQIPAGTIDRIEIVTNPSVKYDPEGKAGIINVILKKQRAKGLSGVLNLNAGTNSSYGGNLLLTLRQGIATFYLGPNFNQMNFPGERVVERWVKRADTTYYSNSSGTMNFNRQFYGVRLGADLQPNANNYLSLGTRLGGMGGTRSQEADYREWKSSSNDTSKYQGVTSSTDKHPQVSAYLEASHSFGEKDHKATFRLNYSGNWRDGSDQTENRIGDSVFSGKRTTDDRQGNRLDLKLDYSLPLREKDRLEAGYEARLRRMSQSTGFAQFNPVLGGYESLAQYSHMTKQIDDAQALYSSYTFNWHALGAMLGLRTEFTGRSITIDTATMVPVNRWDFFPSAHLSYSFPLEQQVMASYTRRIDRPRGWDLTPETTWMDANNVRTGNPNLLPEFIDSYEAGLVLPFGKQRISLDGYYRVTHNVIDRFQRVWQGSVMLNTVENIGTEYALGSEFNIDLVPFSFLNISLTGDVYNYRLKTELPEARNTQGFNWEGGITTDLTLPTMTRLQFSVHYESPSATAQGTEAGRIWTSAGLRQALFNRQLLLTLSVRDLFAQSFHESKNQGENFYSYYRFSRRGPTVWFGLTWNFNNYKPERRQQNNNNGDDDFVRPYDEY from the coding sequence ATGAAAAGAATTCTGACAACCTTAATTGTTTGTGCTGGTGCGGTGGTGTGCCTTGCCCAGCAGCGCGGTGCACTGAGTTCTTTACCGAGAACCGGTGTGATTACCGGTCAGGTGGTTGATGCCGAACAGGCAACACCGGTTGAGTACGCTAATGTGGTGCTGTACCGGATGCGGGACACAACCCTGCGGCGGAGCGCCAGTGTTGACACCAATCGTGTGGTTACGGGCACAGTTACCGATGCTCAGGGTAGGTTCGTGTTGCGCGAACTACCGCCGGGCAACTTCTACCTTGAGGTTTCGTTTATCGGGTACAAGACCCGGCGGTTGGAAAACATCCGCCTTGCGCCCGACGGTAAACTGGACCTGGGGCGGTTGACGATTGAGCCAGCGGTAATTTCAATGCCCGGTGCTGAGGTAACAGCCGAGAAGCCAAGAATTGAATACAAGATTGATAAGAAGATTATCAATGTGGCGCAGGACCCGGCGCTGCAGTCGGGAACAGCGGTTGATGCCCTGGAAAAGGCGCCGGCGGTGAAGGTTGATATCGAAGGGAATGTGACCCTGCGCGGGCTTTCCAGTTTCACGGTGTTGATTGATGGCAAGCCTTCACCGATTGAAGGCAGTGAGGCGCTTCAGCAGATTCCAGCGGGAACAATTGACCGGATTGAGATTGTCACCAACCCTTCGGTAAAGTATGACCCGGAAGGCAAGGCAGGGATTATCAATGTGATTTTGAAAAAACAACGCGCTAAGGGACTCAGCGGGGTTTTGAATCTGAATGCTGGTACCAATTCCAGTTACGGCGGTAATTTGCTTCTCACCCTGCGCCAGGGCATCGCCACATTTTATCTTGGTCCCAATTTTAACCAGATGAACTTCCCGGGCGAGAGGGTTGTTGAGCGCTGGGTAAAAAGGGCAGACACCACCTACTACAGCAATTCCTCAGGCACGATGAACTTTAACCGCCAGTTTTACGGTGTTCGGCTTGGTGCTGATCTCCAACCGAATGCTAACAATTACTTAAGCCTTGGCACCCGGCTGGGAGGAATGGGCGGAACTCGCTCCCAGGAGGCAGATTACCGGGAGTGGAAGTCAAGTTCGAACGACACCAGTAAGTACCAGGGTGTAACATCTTCGACCGATAAGCACCCTCAGGTGTCGGCTTATTTAGAGGCAAGCCACAGCTTTGGGGAAAAGGACCACAAGGCGACTTTTAGGTTGAATTACAGCGGTAACTGGCGCGATGGCTCGGACCAGACCGAAAACCGTATTGGCGACAGCGTTTTCAGTGGCAAGAGGACAACCGATGACCGCCAGGGCAACCGTTTAGACCTGAAACTGGATTACAGTTTGCCGTTGCGGGAAAAGGACCGGCTGGAAGCCGGTTACGAGGCGCGTTTGCGCCGGATGAGCCAGAGTACCGGATTTGCGCAGTTCAACCCGGTACTGGGAGGTTATGAGTCACTGGCGCAGTACAGCCACATGACAAAGCAGATAGACGATGCCCAGGCGCTTTACTCCAGTTACACCTTTAACTGGCACGCCCTGGGTGCGATGCTGGGCCTGCGCACCGAATTTACGGGCAGAAGTATAACCATTGACACAGCAACGATGGTGCCAGTAAACCGCTGGGACTTTTTCCCCAGTGCTCACCTCTCGTACAGTTTTCCGTTAGAACAGCAGGTGATGGCGAGTTATACCCGGAGGATTGACCGCCCCCGGGGCTGGGATTTGACACCGGAAACAACCTGGATGGATGCCAACAATGTGCGTACCGGCAACCCTAATCTTTTGCCCGAATTTATTGACTCATATGAAGCGGGGCTGGTATTGCCTTTTGGGAAACAGCGCATCTCTCTTGACGGTTATTATCGGGTGACCCACAATGTGATTGACCGGTTCCAGCGGGTCTGGCAGGGTTCGGTGATGCTCAACACGGTGGAAAATATCGGCACCGAGTATGCGCTCGGTTCCGAGTTCAACATTGATCTGGTGCCATTCTCCTTTTTAAACATCAGTTTAACCGGAGATGTGTACAACTATCGGCTTAAAACTGAGTTACCTGAAGCGCGCAATACCCAGGGCTTTAACTGGGAGGGCGGGATAACTACCGATTTAACCCTGCCCACAATGACCCGTCTTCAGTTCTCGGTTCATTACGAAAGCCCGAGCGCGACGGCGCAAGGAACCGAGGCGGGACGTATCTGGACCAGTGCCGGGTTGCGTCAGGCGCTGTTCAATCGGCAACTTCTGTTGACGCTCTCGGTGCGTGACCTCTTTGCCCAGTCGTTCCACGAAAGCAAGAATCAGGGGGAGAACTTCTACTCCTATTACCGGTTTAGCCGGCGGGGACCAACGGTCTGGTTCGGCTTAACCTGGAACTTCAACAACTACAAACCGGAAAGACGGCAGCAGAACAACAATAATGGAGATGATGACTTTGTCCGTCCTTACGACGAGTACTGA